One region of Bacillus zhangzhouensis genomic DNA includes:
- a CDS encoding AAA family ATPase, whose translation MKIRSLHITNFGKFSNRTFHFSDDGFQLVYGLNESGKTTLKAFIESMLFGFSKNKMYKPKQGSFYGGSLTCLDKELGVIHIERSSDQGGQAQVFLPNGEVKDEAFLRTLLKGTDRRLFQSIYSFDVFGLQNVQTLNEDQIGEFLLFSSLFGSDAASKMDSRLLKQQEQLFKPNGRKPKLNQQLDRIKELAGQLKQARLAEGRYTEKKREHSELIETIAALQNEMKQTEAQIQQLTEHIRLYPMIEKKMELKKELARYPERVKGFRAETEHELDKLESHLHPKKAQMTALKQKLDHLQTLLAQVQPLHDKDTLLEMKRVVDESSDAERVKNRLAECKAERDSLKQKMDESAAKLKWQRSVKLDQVDDSLEFEWELKEAVSQYVRLMDRKAQLDDRFDHARHELEEAETALKGLKEQQAKSHSTLETGGTRSKEKQVHFRAWLFPVMGMFDAGLLLVLFFLTEWWVTFLFVGFSVFVFFAIYPFLKSTQMKQGSGVRTFDSFQVQVASAEALVRQKELLYERIIRQYEDWEQELEPVQQQVEEKKKQLGLSSELSFLVDAFLILKQLKRDTAGYEELSREIEELASQQFNYEHRVEALSSFLQRKEGTIQESISAFQEILKDEEKREKERQTLDVSIQHVKQQLTTLEGEIAYYEKQINALFHQVEAESKEDYQILSHLSKEYREQLSHLQQLNQELHRSGCFDEEESIVRKGLRFLEEECAEAKQHLNKVQLNAANMEKRLAERAVEIRQIEASGTVSDLTHQLSAEQEHAKHLAKKWAAIQLVRSVIREKLNEHKETRLPALLETASRFIQPLTNDRYEAILFSSEDDQLIVKRVDGRILRPDELSQATCEQIYLSIRFALALSHQQACQLPFMMDDSFVHFDHVRLGRVLELMNEFTRFETQLFYFTCHQHMTQAAEDGQMTSLVVE comes from the coding sequence ATGAAAATACGTTCACTCCATATAACGAATTTCGGGAAATTTTCAAACCGAACCTTTCACTTTTCTGATGACGGTTTTCAGCTGGTTTACGGCCTGAATGAATCGGGGAAAACGACATTGAAAGCGTTTATTGAGTCGATGTTATTTGGTTTTTCAAAAAACAAAATGTACAAGCCGAAACAAGGATCTTTCTATGGCGGCTCCCTCACTTGCTTAGATAAGGAGTTAGGTGTTATTCACATTGAGAGATCGTCCGATCAAGGCGGTCAAGCACAGGTGTTTTTACCGAATGGTGAAGTGAAAGATGAAGCATTTCTACGGACTCTTTTAAAGGGAACGGATCGCAGATTATTCCAATCAATCTACTCATTTGATGTGTTTGGACTGCAAAATGTCCAAACCTTAAACGAAGATCAAATCGGTGAATTTCTCCTTTTCTCAAGTTTATTTGGCTCAGATGCGGCCTCCAAGATGGACAGCAGGCTGCTTAAACAGCAGGAGCAGCTGTTTAAACCAAATGGACGTAAACCGAAATTAAACCAGCAGCTTGATCGTATAAAAGAGCTGGCTGGCCAGCTGAAACAAGCTAGATTGGCAGAAGGCCGTTATACAGAAAAAAAACGGGAGCATTCTGAATTAATCGAGACTATCGCAGCACTTCAAAATGAAATGAAACAGACAGAAGCGCAGATTCAGCAGTTAACTGAACACATTCGACTTTATCCCATGATAGAGAAGAAGATGGAGTTAAAAAAAGAATTAGCCCGTTATCCAGAACGAGTCAAGGGCTTTAGAGCTGAAACAGAGCATGAATTAGATAAATTAGAATCACACCTCCACCCGAAAAAGGCTCAAATGACTGCACTAAAGCAAAAATTAGATCATTTGCAAACCTTGCTGGCACAAGTTCAACCGCTTCATGACAAGGATACGTTACTGGAGATGAAGCGCGTCGTTGATGAATCATCTGATGCGGAACGTGTCAAAAATCGCTTAGCTGAATGTAAAGCAGAACGTGATTCATTGAAGCAAAAAATGGACGAATCCGCAGCGAAGCTGAAGTGGCAGCGTTCAGTCAAGCTCGATCAGGTTGACGACTCCCTTGAATTTGAGTGGGAATTAAAGGAGGCTGTCAGCCAATACGTTCGTTTAATGGACAGAAAGGCACAGCTGGATGACCGATTTGATCATGCAAGACATGAGCTGGAAGAAGCGGAAACTGCTTTAAAAGGATTAAAGGAACAGCAGGCTAAATCACACAGTACATTGGAAACTGGCGGAACAAGATCAAAAGAGAAACAGGTGCATTTCCGGGCATGGTTATTTCCTGTAATGGGAATGTTTGATGCTGGACTTCTGCTTGTCCTCTTCTTTTTAACAGAGTGGTGGGTCACTTTCTTATTTGTAGGATTTTCTGTTTTTGTCTTCTTTGCCATTTACCCATTTTTGAAATCGACACAGATGAAACAGGGAAGCGGCGTTAGAACATTCGATTCCTTCCAAGTGCAGGTAGCTTCAGCTGAAGCGCTTGTGAGGCAGAAGGAGCTTTTGTACGAAAGAATCATCCGGCAATATGAAGACTGGGAGCAGGAGCTGGAACCTGTCCAGCAACAAGTAGAGGAAAAGAAAAAGCAGCTGGGCTTGTCCTCAGAGCTTTCTTTCCTAGTAGATGCCTTCCTTATTCTGAAGCAATTAAAAAGGGATACAGCGGGATATGAGGAGCTTAGCCGGGAAATAGAGGAGCTTGCCAGCCAGCAATTCAACTATGAGCACAGAGTGGAAGCGTTAAGCAGTTTTCTTCAACGAAAGGAAGGAACCATTCAAGAGAGCATCTCGGCCTTTCAAGAGATATTGAAAGATGAGGAGAAAAGAGAAAAAGAACGTCAGACATTGGATGTATCCATTCAACATGTGAAGCAGCAGCTCACGACGCTAGAAGGGGAAATTGCTTATTACGAAAAACAAATTAACGCGCTTTTTCATCAAGTAGAGGCAGAGTCCAAGGAAGATTACCAAATTCTTTCTCATCTATCAAAAGAATATCGGGAACAGCTTTCCCATTTGCAGCAGCTAAATCAAGAGCTGCATAGAAGCGGCTGCTTTGATGAGGAAGAATCGATTGTTCGCAAAGGATTGCGTTTTCTCGAAGAAGAGTGTGCGGAAGCGAAGCAGCACCTGAATAAAGTACAATTGAATGCGGCGAATATGGAAAAACGTCTGGCAGAACGGGCAGTGGAAATCCGGCAAATAGAAGCTTCAGGTACGGTGTCTGATTTGACTCATCAGCTCTCAGCTGAGCAGGAGCATGCAAAGCACCTTGCGAAAAAATGGGCGGCGATTCAGCTTGTCCGCTCCGTCATTCGAGAAAAATTGAATGAGCATAAAGAAACAAGGCTGCCAGCACTGCTAGAAACAGCTTCTCGCTTTATTCAGCCGTTAACGAATGATCGATATGAAGCCATTTTATTTTCATCTGAGGATGACCAGCTGATAGTGAAAAGAGTGGATGGACGAATATTACGCCCAGATGAGCTCTCACAGGCAACATGTGAACAAATCTATCTGTCGATACGTTTTGCACTCGCCTTGTCTCATCAGCAGGCATGTCAGCTTCCGTTTATGATGGATGACAGCTTCGTTCATTTTGATCATGTTCGTTTAGGAAGAGTGCTGGAATTAATGAATGAATTCACGCGTTTTGAAACACAGCTGTTTTATTTCACCTGTCATCAGCATATGACGCAGGCAGCAGAAGATGGACAGATGACGAGTTTAGTAGTTG